From Pseudonocardia autotrophica, one genomic window encodes:
- a CDS encoding GntR family transcriptional regulator, producing MATTNADSEPAGNSLSRGSALEQLPPRDTTTLVRTVRDRLRLAIALAEIPDGKLNQVQVARQLGVSRMPIRAAIPELVAEGLLESLPGGGVAVRPLTETDVRQVYEVRLALESQAVRSAAEHGSDWNLRQIQTIVDTHGRAFASYDAAKLLAADREFHMAILSASQNQHYQRSIVPVWSIVERAMVSVLHITTVFDNAWTEHAEIAGPLCDRDPDAAEAAIRRHLGDAAEKLVTSLAATIEA from the coding sequence ATGGCGACCACGAATGCCGATTCCGAACCGGCCGGAAACTCACTGTCGCGAGGATCCGCACTGGAGCAGCTCCCACCGCGCGACACGACGACGCTGGTGCGCACCGTACGGGATCGGCTGCGGCTGGCGATCGCGCTCGCCGAGATCCCGGACGGGAAGCTGAACCAGGTCCAGGTCGCGCGTCAGCTCGGCGTGAGTCGGATGCCCATCCGTGCGGCCATTCCCGAGCTCGTGGCCGAGGGGCTGCTCGAGTCGTTGCCCGGCGGGGGAGTGGCGGTGCGCCCGCTGACCGAGACCGACGTCCGGCAGGTGTACGAGGTACGTCTCGCGCTGGAGTCGCAGGCGGTGCGCAGCGCCGCCGAGCACGGCTCGGACTGGAACCTGCGCCAGATCCAGACCATTGTGGATACGCACGGCCGCGCGTTCGCGTCCTACGACGCGGCGAAGCTGCTCGCGGCCGATCGCGAGTTCCACATGGCGATCCTGTCCGCGTCGCAGAACCAGCACTACCAGCGGTCGATCGTGCCGGTGTGGTCGATCGTCGAGCGGGCGATGGTGAGCGTGCTGCACATCACGACCGTGTTCGACAACGCCTGGACCGAGCACGCCGAGATCGCCGGGCCGCTGTGCGATCGCGATCCGGACGCGGCGGAGGCTGCGATCCGTCGGCATCTGGGCGATGCCGCGGAGAAGCTGGTGACCTCGCTCGCCGCGACGATCGAGGCGTGA
- the ilvC gene encoding ketol-acid reductoisomerase, whose amino-acid sequence MTATVYYEADSDLGLLQGRKVAVLGYGSQGHAHALCLRDSGVDVRVGLPEGSRSRAKAEEEGLRVVTPAEAVAEADVISVQAPDTVQRTLYAQDIAPNLKQGDLLVFSHGFNIRYGYIQAPEGVDVALVAPKGPGHLVRRQFVDGHGVPALVAVEQDGGNAKPLALAYAKALGATRAGVIETTVAEETETDLFGEQAVLCGGASALIQAGFDTLVEAGYQPEIAYFEVLHEMKLIVDLVYEGGIARQRYSCSDTAEYGDLTRGPRIVNDDTRREMRRILTEIQDGTFAKEWIAEDDNGRPNFLRLRAEGKAHGIEQVGARLRDMMPWVDRKITETA is encoded by the coding sequence ATGACCGCCACCGTCTACTACGAAGCCGACTCCGACCTGGGACTGCTCCAGGGCCGGAAGGTCGCCGTGCTCGGGTACGGCAGCCAGGGCCACGCCCACGCACTCTGCCTGCGGGATTCCGGTGTCGACGTCCGTGTCGGCCTGCCCGAGGGGTCGAGGTCGCGGGCGAAGGCGGAGGAGGAGGGCCTGCGGGTCGTCACTCCCGCGGAGGCGGTGGCCGAGGCCGACGTCATCTCGGTCCAGGCTCCCGACACCGTCCAGCGCACCCTGTACGCGCAGGACATCGCGCCGAACCTGAAGCAGGGTGACCTGCTCGTCTTCAGCCACGGTTTCAACATCCGGTACGGCTACATCCAGGCCCCCGAGGGAGTCGATGTCGCGCTGGTCGCTCCGAAGGGGCCGGGGCACCTGGTCCGCCGGCAGTTCGTGGACGGGCACGGGGTTCCCGCGCTGGTCGCGGTCGAGCAGGACGGCGGCAACGCCAAGCCGCTCGCGCTCGCCTACGCGAAGGCGCTCGGCGCCACCCGGGCCGGGGTCATCGAGACGACCGTGGCGGAGGAGACCGAGACCGACCTGTTCGGTGAGCAGGCAGTGCTCTGCGGCGGCGCCTCGGCGCTGATCCAGGCCGGGTTCGACACCCTGGTCGAGGCGGGATACCAGCCGGAGATCGCCTACTTCGAGGTGCTGCACGAGATGAAGCTGATCGTGGACCTCGTCTACGAGGGCGGGATCGCGCGTCAGCGCTACTCGTGCAGCGACACCGCCGAGTACGGCGACCTCACCCGTGGCCCGCGGATCGTCAATGACGACACCCGCCGGGAGATGCGCAGGATCCTGACCGAGATCCAGGACGGCACCTTCGCGAAGGAGTGGATCGCCGAGGACGACAACGGCCGGCCGAACTTCCTGCGACTTCGTGCGGAGGGCAAGGCGCACGGCATCGAGCAGGTCGGCGCCCGGCTGCGCGACATGATGCCGTGGGTGGACCGGAAGATCACCGAGACCGCCTGA
- a CDS encoding amidohydrolase family protein: MVDCDTHPILPSARDLLPYLDEYWGDQLIGALAPYYDPNYHPRGSRIAQLPDARTDDNGRASTRVEDFVADVFADGRTDYAILNCLYAVQQMHQPRREAAHARALNDWVAHEWLAQDDRLRASIVVPQGTPELAAAEIDHRAGDDRFVQVLLLGQSELLYGRQINWPIWEAAQRNGLPVTIHIGGVFRQAPTSVGWPTSYLEWYVGQQANLEAQINSIVSEGVLQKFPGTKVVVSEVGFKWLPPFVWKFDKLWKSYRPDMPWLDRAPSDLIREHFRFTTAPSDGAEELGGLDTVVDRMGSDRMLVYSSDYPHQHTTGPHAIADGTSNPEVLERIYRHNAWDLYNLAVPADE; encoded by the coding sequence GTGGTCGACTGCGACACCCACCCGATCCTGCCCTCGGCCCGGGATCTCCTCCCCTACCTGGACGAGTACTGGGGCGATCAGCTGATCGGCGCACTGGCGCCGTACTACGACCCCAACTACCACCCGCGGGGTTCGCGCATCGCGCAGCTTCCCGATGCCCGCACCGACGACAACGGCCGTGCCTCGACCCGCGTCGAGGACTTCGTCGCCGACGTGTTCGCCGACGGGCGCACCGACTACGCGATCCTGAACTGCCTCTACGCGGTTCAGCAGATGCACCAGCCGCGACGCGAGGCCGCGCACGCCCGCGCACTCAACGACTGGGTCGCTCACGAGTGGCTGGCCCAGGACGACCGCCTGCGCGCCTCGATCGTGGTGCCCCAGGGCACCCCGGAACTCGCCGCGGCCGAGATCGACCACCGCGCCGGCGACGACCGGTTCGTGCAGGTGCTGCTGCTCGGCCAGTCCGAGCTCCTCTACGGCCGCCAGATCAACTGGCCGATCTGGGAGGCGGCGCAGCGCAACGGGCTGCCGGTCACCATCCACATCGGTGGTGTGTTCCGGCAGGCCCCGACCTCGGTCGGGTGGCCCACCTCGTACCTGGAGTGGTACGTCGGCCAGCAGGCGAACCTCGAGGCCCAGATCAACTCGATCGTGTCCGAGGGCGTGCTGCAGAAGTTCCCCGGCACCAAGGTCGTCGTCAGCGAGGTGGGATTCAAGTGGCTCCCGCCCTTCGTCTGGAAGTTCGACAAGCTCTGGAAGAGCTACCGGCCCGACATGCCGTGGCTGGATCGCGCCCCCTCCGACCTGATCCGGGAGCACTTCCGGTTCACCACCGCGCCCTCCGACGGCGCCGAGGAGCTCGGCGGCCTGGACACCGTGGTCGACCGGATGGGCAGCGACCGGATGCTCGTCTACTCCAGCGACTACCCGCACCAGCACACGACGGGTCCGCACGCGATCGCGGACGGGACGTCGAACCCCGAGGTCCTCGAGCGCATCTACCGGCACAACGCCTGGGACCTCTACAACCTGGCCGTCCCGGCCGACGAGTGA
- a CDS encoding amidohydrolase family protein, with amino-acid sequence MTVIDHAPATAPVSEPVLGTGIFDVDIHPVPKEGLIAGYLPERWRKHIAEYGVRTTNGLSTVTEYPQMFGGAMRNDAWPTDGTYPGSSLDLIREQLLDPYGITIGVLQCLAPGGQTLNPASQALDPRLAHVLTQAINDWQLEHIVYPEPRLRASAPVAFEAADLAIKEIERIGSNPGVVSLLGLSKTLEPLGSRRYWPIYEAAVAHDLPIQFHLSQGGGHANTGTGWTSYHTEYHVGHTQSLQSQMLSLILTGTFDRFPELKVMFVEGNVLHFAPLAERLDYHWKNLRSEVPDLQRKPSEYIKDHIWVSTQPIDEPENPHHLAEMIEEFCPDNVVFASDYPHFDFDSPETVFPAEFPDELKQKIFRDNGLTFFGLDG; translated from the coding sequence ATGACTGTCATCGACCACGCTCCCGCCACCGCGCCGGTGAGCGAGCCCGTCCTCGGCACTGGCATCTTCGACGTCGACATCCACCCGGTCCCCAAGGAGGGGCTGATCGCCGGTTATCTGCCCGAGCGCTGGCGCAAGCACATCGCCGAGTACGGCGTGCGCACCACGAACGGCCTGTCCACCGTCACCGAGTACCCGCAGATGTTCGGTGGCGCCATGCGCAACGACGCGTGGCCCACCGACGGGACCTACCCGGGCTCCTCACTGGATCTGATCCGTGAGCAGCTGCTGGATCCCTACGGCATCACCATCGGGGTCCTGCAGTGCCTCGCCCCCGGCGGCCAGACACTGAACCCGGCCAGCCAGGCACTGGATCCTCGGCTCGCGCACGTGCTGACCCAGGCCATCAACGACTGGCAGCTCGAGCACATCGTCTACCCCGAGCCGCGCCTGCGCGCCTCGGCACCGGTCGCCTTCGAGGCCGCCGACCTGGCGATCAAGGAGATCGAGCGGATCGGTTCGAACCCGGGCGTGGTGTCCCTGCTGGGCCTGAGCAAGACGCTGGAGCCGCTGGGCAGCCGGCGCTACTGGCCGATCTACGAGGCCGCGGTCGCGCACGATCTGCCGATCCAGTTCCACCTCTCGCAGGGCGGCGGGCACGCCAACACCGGTACCGGCTGGACCTCGTACCACACCGAGTACCACGTCGGGCACACCCAGAGCCTGCAGTCGCAGATGCTCAGCCTGATCCTGACCGGCACCTTCGACCGCTTCCCCGAGCTCAAGGTGATGTTCGTCGAGGGCAACGTGCTGCACTTCGCGCCGCTGGCCGAGCGGCTCGACTACCACTGGAAGAACCTCCGCAGCGAGGTCCCCGACCTGCAGCGCAAGCCCTCGGAGTACATCAAGGACCACATCTGGGTCTCGACCCAGCCGATCGACGAGCCGGAGAACCCGCATCATCTCGCCGAGATGATCGAGGAGTTCTGCCCGGACAACGTGGTGTTCGCCTCCGACTACCCGCACTTCGACTTCGACTCCCCGGAGACGGTCTTCCCGGCCGAGTTCCCCGACGAGCTGAAGCAGAAGATCTTCCGCGACAACGGTCTGACGTTCTTCGGCTTGGACGGGTGA
- a CDS encoding Rieske (2Fe-2S) protein, whose translation MTKYAVANVADIGPGERRIVEIEGRAVGVFNVEGEYYALLDRCPHAGAALCSFGTVFGVSESEAPDMPVTYERNRSIRCPWHAWEYDIRTGESFFDPRNARVRKYNVEVVPGSPEDTVDPDGGVQKGPYVMEGYAVSIDGDMVVVDTSRRRPARGPRAEATSRS comes from the coding sequence ATGACCAAGTACGCAGTCGCCAACGTCGCCGACATCGGCCCCGGCGAGCGCAGGATCGTCGAGATCGAGGGCCGCGCCGTCGGCGTGTTCAACGTCGAGGGCGAGTACTACGCCCTGCTCGACCGGTGCCCGCACGCGGGGGCCGCACTCTGCAGCTTCGGCACCGTCTTCGGGGTGTCGGAGTCCGAGGCTCCCGACATGCCGGTGACCTACGAGCGCAACCGGTCCATCCGATGCCCGTGGCACGCGTGGGAGTACGACATCCGCACCGGCGAGTCGTTCTTCGACCCGCGCAACGCGCGGGTCCGCAAGTACAACGTCGAGGTCGTTCCCGGTTCCCCCGAGGACACCGTCGATCCCGACGGTGGCGTGCAGAAGGGCCCGTACGTGATGGAGGGCTACGCGGTCTCGATCGACGGCGACATGGTCGTGGTCGACACCAGCCGCCGACGCCCGGCCCGCGGCCCTCGCGCCGAGGCGACCAGCCGATCCTGA
- a CDS encoding PDR/VanB family oxidoreductase yields the protein MPNTPRNAPAEVRAVVAEIRPEATGVVSVRLEPAAGDKMPAWEPGAHIDLVLGPDLERQYSLCGDPTDLRSWRIGVLREPASRGGSAHVHEKLVVGDEVLCRGPRNNFALDAAEEYLFIAGGIGITPILPMIRACAAERKPWRLVYGGRTEASMAFRTELDAHGDLVTVWPQDEKGLLDLGGLLATPSPGTQIYCCGPGALLDAVEERCATWPVGALHLERFRPKDGALDGENSTFEVVLDHSDISITVTADQTVAEAIEAAGVDVPTSCREGTCGTCETVVLEGDPDHRDSFLTAQEKASNEVMMVCCSRSHSDRLVLDL from the coding sequence ATGCCGAACACCCCCCGCAACGCTCCTGCCGAGGTGCGCGCGGTCGTCGCGGAGATCCGACCGGAAGCGACCGGCGTCGTGTCCGTACGCCTGGAACCCGCCGCCGGCGACAAGATGCCCGCCTGGGAGCCGGGTGCGCACATCGATCTGGTGCTCGGCCCCGACCTCGAGCGGCAGTACTCGCTCTGCGGCGACCCCACCGACCTGCGCAGCTGGCGGATCGGGGTGCTGCGCGAGCCGGCGAGCCGCGGTGGTTCGGCGCACGTCCACGAGAAGCTGGTCGTGGGCGACGAGGTGCTCTGCCGCGGCCCCCGCAACAACTTCGCCCTCGATGCCGCCGAGGAGTACCTCTTCATCGCCGGCGGCATCGGGATCACGCCGATCCTGCCGATGATCCGCGCCTGTGCAGCCGAGCGGAAACCCTGGCGGCTCGTCTACGGCGGGCGGACCGAGGCCTCGATGGCGTTCCGCACCGAGCTCGATGCCCACGGTGACCTGGTCACCGTCTGGCCGCAGGACGAGAAGGGCCTGCTCGACCTCGGCGGGCTGCTCGCCACCCCGTCGCCCGGCACACAGATCTACTGCTGCGGACCCGGCGCCCTGCTCGACGCCGTCGAGGAGCGCTGCGCGACCTGGCCGGTCGGCGCGCTGCACCTCGAACGGTTCCGCCCCAAGGACGGCGCGCTGGACGGCGAGAACTCCACGTTCGAGGTCGTCCTGGACCACTCCGACATCAGCATCACCGTGACCGCGGACCAGACCGTCGCCGAGGCCATCGAGGCCGCCGGGGTCGACGTACCCACCTCGTGCCGCGAAGGCACCTGCGGCACCTGCGAGACCGTCGTCCTGGAGGGCGACCCCGACCACCGCGACTCCTTCCTGACCGCTCAGGAGAAGGCCTCGAACGAGGTCATGATGGTCTGCTGCTCGCGCTCGCACTCCGACCGGCTCGTCCTCGACCTGTGA
- a CDS encoding SDR family NAD(P)-dependent oxidoreductase, with protein sequence MSEKPTGSAVVVGGARGIGLAAVGLATSHVAAMTVLDLPETAPQVTEAFPGARYLQADVLDRASLEKGFALAAESGPVTAVFVPAGITLPTPLLEVTQEDAQRCLMINIMGSINAIQAAAPHLAAGASIVLCASVAAYTGGGYVGGPVYGASKAGVIGLTKGAARELADRQIRVNCIAPGCTSTSMIGDDPEVIATLSERALVGRLAAPEEIAQAALYLWSSASSFMTGAVLDVNGGIRL encoded by the coding sequence ATGAGCGAGAAGCCGACCGGCTCGGCCGTCGTCGTCGGGGGCGCGCGGGGCATCGGCCTCGCCGCCGTCGGGCTCGCCACCTCGCACGTCGCCGCGATGACCGTGCTGGACCTCCCGGAAACGGCTCCGCAGGTGACGGAGGCGTTCCCCGGTGCGCGCTACCTGCAGGCGGACGTGCTGGACCGGGCATCCCTGGAGAAGGGATTCGCCCTCGCCGCCGAGAGCGGACCGGTGACCGCGGTGTTCGTCCCGGCGGGCATCACCCTGCCCACGCCGCTGCTGGAGGTCACCCAGGAGGACGCCCAGCGTTGCCTCATGATCAACATCATGGGGTCGATCAACGCGATCCAGGCGGCGGCGCCGCACCTCGCCGCCGGTGCGTCGATCGTGCTGTGCGCATCGGTCGCCGCCTACACCGGCGGCGGATACGTGGGCGGCCCCGTGTACGGCGCCTCCAAGGCCGGGGTGATCGGCCTGACCAAGGGGGCCGCCCGCGAGCTCGCCGACCGGCAGATCCGCGTCAACTGCATCGCACCGGGCTGCACCTCCACCTCGATGATCGGCGACGATCCCGAGGTCATCGCGACGCTCTCGGAGCGCGCGCTGGTCGGCAGGCTCGCGGCGCCGGAGGAGATCGCGCAGGCCGCGCTGTACCTGTGGTCCTCGGCCTCCTCGTTCATGACCGGCGCGGTGCTCGACGTCAACGGCGGCATCCGGCTCTGA
- a CDS encoding thiolase domain-containing protein: protein MSPTPHLTGWAHSRFGRSELPDVEALMAEVSLAAVCDAGLEPADVDAVSVGVFGTDTTRQRFDAALVGTGAPELAGTRAVRSENACATGSAALYAALDMVEAGRARAVLVVGAEKMTRTPGPEVTETLLGAAYLPVEGEFGSFPAVFAWLAARYAERYGDPRETLSRIAAKNHRNGVANPFAHLRRDLGLEFCSTVSERNPVVADPLLRTDCSMVSDGAAAVVVSSPDLAAGARRAVRVRARVQANDPMPIVSRPDPLALAGAGRAFRAALAEAGAGLDDLDLIETHDCFTVAEMLQYEAFGLAEPGKASTVLTEGRTEPGGVLPVNVSGGLKAKGHPIGATGVSQHVLAAMQLVGEAGDMQLPRAERAAVFNMGGAAVANYATVLEGTR, encoded by the coding sequence ATGTCCCCCACCCCACATCTGACCGGCTGGGCCCACAGCCGGTTCGGCCGCTCCGAGCTCCCCGACGTCGAGGCGCTGATGGCCGAGGTCTCCCTCGCCGCGGTATGCGATGCCGGTCTCGAACCGGCCGACGTCGACGCGGTCTCCGTCGGCGTGTTCGGCACCGACACCACCCGCCAGCGGTTCGACGCCGCCCTGGTCGGCACCGGCGCCCCCGAACTGGCCGGCACCCGTGCGGTGCGTTCGGAGAACGCCTGCGCCACCGGCAGCGCCGCGCTCTACGCAGCCCTGGACATGGTCGAGGCGGGCCGGGCGCGGGCAGTCCTCGTCGTCGGCGCCGAGAAGATGACCAGGACACCCGGCCCGGAGGTCACCGAGACGCTCCTCGGCGCCGCCTACCTCCCGGTCGAGGGAGAGTTCGGCAGTTTCCCCGCGGTATTCGCCTGGCTCGCCGCCCGGTACGCCGAGCGCTACGGCGACCCGCGCGAGACGCTGTCGCGGATCGCGGCGAAGAACCACCGCAACGGGGTCGCCAACCCGTTCGCGCACCTGCGACGCGACCTGGGCCTCGAGTTCTGCTCGACGGTCTCCGAGCGCAATCCCGTCGTCGCCGATCCACTGCTGCGGACGGACTGCTCGATGGTCTCCGACGGCGCGGCGGCCGTCGTCGTCAGCTCGCCCGATCTCGCCGCCGGTGCCCGGCGCGCGGTGCGGGTCCGGGCCCGCGTCCAGGCCAACGACCCGATGCCGATCGTGTCGCGGCCCGATCCGCTCGCGCTCGCCGGCGCCGGCCGGGCCTTCCGGGCCGCGCTCGCCGAGGCGGGCGCCGGGCTCGACGATCTCGACCTGATCGAGACCCACGACTGCTTCACCGTGGCCGAGATGCTGCAGTACGAGGCGTTCGGGCTGGCCGAGCCGGGGAAGGCCTCGACCGTGCTGACCGAGGGCCGGACCGAACCCGGCGGGGTGCTCCCGGTCAACGTCTCGGGCGGGCTGAAGGCCAAGGGACACCCGATCGGCGCGACCGGGGTGTCCCAGCACGTGCTGGCGGCGATGCAGCTCGTCGGGGAGGCCGGCGACATGCAGCTCCCCCGGGCCGAACGGGCCGCGGTGTTCAACATGGGCGGCGCCGCGGTGGCCAACTACGCGACGGTCCTGGAGGGCACCCGATGA
- a CDS encoding AMP-binding protein, with translation MTTPRVRAVNVAEMLSQTARRLPDATAVVYGGTRWTWRELDEGAGRVCAALRRAGARTGDCVLLHGHNHPEYIQALYGAWRAGAAVAPTNVRLTPADVTVIADVCRPVAMIASSGTEAHVDAVRATTGLPAGTLWIGDHQGPDAVAALPAAADGEAATARVEAGAHAWYFFTSGTSGSPKAAILTHDQLGFVTTNHAADLMPGLSEADVSLAVAPLSHGAGVHLLPQVARGAATVIPTSPGLRPEEVWELVERERVTNMFTVPTILKTLAEHPAAGTVDHSSLRHVVYAGAPMLNADRDTALDALGPVLVQYYGLGEVTGNITVLPPQDHRRPQPDGVDVGTCGRPRTGMQIAVVDSDGTELGPGGIGEICVAGPAVCAGYLGNEAATAAAFDGGWFHTGDLGMIDGHGYLYITGRASDMYISGGSNIHPRDIEEKLVAHPAVAEAAVLGMPHPRWGEIGVAIWVPRPGADADEAELLSWLEPRLARYKLPKQLIRWSELPKSGYGKVVKRTIREELTSSGWTAPA, from the coding sequence ATGACGACGCCGCGGGTCCGCGCCGTGAACGTCGCGGAGATGCTGTCCCAGACCGCCCGCCGGCTTCCCGACGCCACCGCCGTGGTGTACGGCGGCACCCGCTGGACGTGGCGCGAGCTCGACGAGGGCGCCGGCCGGGTCTGCGCCGCGCTGCGCCGCGCGGGCGCGCGGACCGGCGACTGCGTGCTGCTGCACGGGCACAACCACCCCGAGTACATCCAGGCCCTCTACGGCGCCTGGCGGGCCGGTGCAGCCGTCGCTCCCACCAACGTGCGTCTGACCCCGGCCGACGTCACCGTGATCGCCGACGTCTGCCGCCCGGTGGCGATGATCGCCTCGTCCGGCACGGAGGCCCACGTCGACGCCGTCCGCGCGACGACCGGCCTGCCGGCCGGGACACTGTGGATCGGCGATCACCAGGGCCCGGACGCCGTCGCCGCGCTGCCGGCCGCCGCCGACGGCGAGGCCGCGACCGCCCGGGTCGAGGCCGGGGCGCACGCCTGGTACTTCTTCACCTCCGGTACGAGCGGCTCGCCCAAGGCGGCGATCCTGACCCATGACCAGCTCGGGTTCGTGACCACCAACCACGCCGCCGACCTCATGCCGGGGCTGTCCGAGGCCGACGTGTCACTGGCGGTGGCGCCGCTCTCGCACGGCGCCGGGGTGCACCTGCTGCCGCAGGTCGCCCGCGGCGCGGCGACGGTGATCCCCACCTCGCCCGGCCTGCGTCCCGAAGAGGTGTGGGAGCTGGTCGAGCGGGAGCGGGTGACCAACATGTTCACCGTCCCCACGATCCTGAAGACCCTCGCCGAGCACCCGGCCGCCGGGACCGTCGACCACTCCTCGCTGCGGCACGTCGTCTACGCCGGCGCGCCGATGCTCAACGCCGACCGGGACACCGCACTCGACGCACTCGGCCCGGTACTCGTGCAGTACTACGGCCTGGGCGAGGTGACCGGCAACATCACGGTGCTGCCGCCGCAGGACCACCGCAGGCCGCAGCCCGACGGGGTCGATGTCGGCACCTGCGGCAGGCCGCGTACCGGCATGCAGATCGCCGTGGTCGACTCCGACGGCACCGAGCTCGGGCCGGGCGGCATCGGCGAGATCTGCGTCGCCGGCCCGGCGGTCTGCGCCGGCTACCTCGGCAACGAGGCGGCGACCGCGGCGGCCTTCGACGGTGGCTGGTTCCACACCGGCGACCTCGGGATGATCGACGGGCACGGCTACCTCTACATCACCGGCCGGGCCTCGGACATGTACATCTCGGGCGGGTCGAACATCCATCCCCGCGACATCGAGGAGAAGCTCGTCGCCCACCCGGCGGTCGCCGAGGCCGCCGTACTGGGGATGCCGCACCCCCGGTGGGGCGAGATCGGGGTGGCCATCTGGGTGCCCCGGCCCGGAGCCGACGCCGACGAGGCCGAGCTGCTCAGCTGGCTCGAACCGCGGTTGGCCCGGTACAAGCTGCCCAAGCAGTTGATCCGCTGGTCGGAGCTGCCGAAGTCCGGGTACGGGAAGGTCGTCAAACGGACCATCCGGGAGGAGCTCACGTCGTCGGGATGGACCGCCCCGGCCTGA
- a CDS encoding ABC transporter substrate-binding protein, which yields MAGSHSLCVNCRYRTAAPSLFRRVATRTCTCPDDTRIPAVQRFEHLSNVCPGLLPVSGLLRHTDLGRYRTVCPDRAISCGTRELEVLTMLVSGPSNAEIADELGITQRTAATHITHLMQKLGTPTRTAAATCALDAGLLCVPLPGRVERYAELSIGRLVAAAAQDGTAPAVPRPRAPRSQRSPRELVVGAALPLSGTGSDDGREMVNGLRLAIEEINATGGVRGRRVRARVHDVEVTSSASVRTAFASLLGDGVDVLTSGYLSGQEIGHEMAAVAGVPYLHAATSGAMERMVRDDPARFSRIFQVCASDTEYAPRFVSFMTSLRDRGPWHPRADRLAMVVRNWHGVDFGIERARAVAAADGWELDVVPVVRAGGGDGWARAVAAAVRTPAAAVMIGSFFVDDAVQAVSALHELESSALPYAIYAPSVPSFRHRLGPLAEGVVWATTTGTYSDRTGRAFARRYTDRFGVVPGRSHAGLAYDRVQRIARAWSSCGDIADADGIAAHLRAEPYRGVNGTYNFDTPGQAALGVEDHGDPSLAQPQLIYQIQEGRQTIIRGGPFRTGDFRVPAHLA from the coding sequence GTGGCCGGGTCCCACTCGTTGTGCGTCAACTGCAGGTACCGCACGGCTGCGCCGTCCTTGTTTCGCCGTGTCGCCACCCGTACGTGCACGTGTCCAGACGATACACGAATACCAGCAGTTCAACGATTCGAACATCTATCGAACGTGTGTCCAGGACTTCTGCCGGTATCAGGCCTACTACGACACACTGACCTGGGACGATACCGCACCGTGTGTCCAGATCGGGCCATCAGCTGCGGAACGCGGGAGCTCGAGGTGCTGACGATGCTCGTCTCGGGCCCGTCGAACGCGGAGATCGCCGACGAGCTCGGCATCACGCAGCGCACCGCCGCCACCCACATCACCCACCTGATGCAGAAGCTCGGGACCCCGACCCGTACGGCCGCGGCCACCTGCGCCCTGGACGCGGGCCTGCTCTGCGTCCCGCTGCCGGGGCGCGTGGAACGCTACGCCGAGCTGTCGATCGGACGGCTGGTGGCGGCCGCGGCGCAGGACGGGACCGCCCCGGCCGTGCCCCGCCCGCGAGCACCGCGCTCGCAGCGCTCGCCGCGCGAGCTCGTCGTCGGCGCCGCGCTGCCTTTGTCGGGCACCGGCAGCGACGACGGCCGGGAGATGGTCAACGGGCTGCGGCTGGCGATCGAGGAGATCAACGCGACGGGTGGGGTGCGCGGGCGCCGGGTCCGCGCCCGGGTGCACGACGTCGAGGTGACCAGCTCCGCCTCGGTCCGGACCGCCTTCGCGTCGTTGCTGGGCGACGGCGTCGACGTCCTCACCTCCGGCTACCTCTCGGGGCAGGAGATCGGCCACGAGATGGCTGCGGTCGCGGGCGTGCCGTATCTGCACGCGGCGACCAGCGGCGCGATGGAACGGATGGTGCGCGACGATCCTGCCCGGTTCAGCCGGATCTTCCAGGTGTGCGCCAGCGACACCGAGTACGCCCCGCGTTTCGTCTCGTTCATGACGTCGCTGCGGGACCGGGGCCCGTGGCATCCTCGGGCCGATCGGCTGGCGATGGTGGTGCGGAACTGGCACGGAGTGGACTTCGGTATCGAGCGGGCCCGCGCCGTCGCCGCCGCGGACGGCTGGGAGCTCGACGTCGTCCCGGTCGTCCGGGCGGGCGGGGGTGACGGTTGGGCGCGGGCGGTGGCGGCAGCCGTCCGCACACCGGCTGCGGCGGTCATGATCGGCAGCTTCTTCGTCGACGACGCCGTGCAGGCCGTCTCGGCGCTGCACGAGCTGGAGTCCTCGGCGCTGCCGTACGCGATCTACGCGCCATCGGTGCCGTCGTTCCGGCACCGGCTCGGTCCCCTGGCCGAGGGCGTCGTGTGGGCCACCACCACCGGTACCTACTCCGACCGGACCGGCCGGGCCTTCGCCCGCCGCTACACCGACCGGTTCGGCGTGGTCCCGGGGCGCTCGCACGCCGGGCTCGCCTATGACCGGGTACAGCGCATCGCCCGGGCGTGGAGCTCCTGCGGCGACATCGCCGACGCCGACGGCATCGCGGCCCACCTGCGCGCTGAGCCCTACCGCGGGGTGAACGGCACCTACAACTTCGACACCCCGGGGCAGGCCGCGCTGGGCGTCGAGGACCACGGCGACCCGTCGCTGGCACAGCCGCAGCTGATCTACCAGATCCAGGAGGGGCGGCAGACCATCATCCGGGGAGGACCGTTCCGGACGGGCGACTTCCGCGTGCCCGCGCACCTCGCCTGA